One part of the Capricornis sumatraensis isolate serow.1 chromosome 13, serow.2, whole genome shotgun sequence genome encodes these proteins:
- the OLIG3 gene encoding oligodendrocyte transcription factor 3, with product MNSDSSSVSSRASSPDMDEMYLRDHHHRHHHHQESRLNSVSSTQGDMVQKMPGESLSRAGAKAAGESSKYKIKKQLSEQDLQQLRLKINGRERKRMHDLNLAMDGLREVMPYAHGPSVRKLSKIATLLLARNYILMLTSSLEEMKRLVGEIYGGHHSAFHCGTVGHSAGHPAHAANAVHPVHPILGGALSSGNASSPLSAASLPAIGTIRPPHSLLKAPSTPPALQLGSGFQHWAGLPCPCTICQMPPPPHLSALSTANMARLSAESKDLLK from the coding sequence ATGAATTCTGATTCAAGCTCTGTCTCCAGCAGAGCTTCATCTCCGGACATGGATGAGATGTATCTGAGggaccaccaccaccgccatcaccaccaccaggagAGCCGCCTCAACTCGGTCTCGTCCACGCAGGGCGACATGGTGCAGAAGATGCCAGGGGAAAGCCTCTCGCGAGCCGGCGCCAAGGCCGCGGGCGAGAGCAGCAAGTACAAAATCAAGAAGCAGCTGTCGGAGCAGGACCTCCAGCAGTTGAGACTGAAGATCAACGGCCGCGAGCGCAAGCGGATGCACGACCTGAACCTAGCTATGGACGGGCTGCGCGAGGTCATGCCATACGCACACGGGCCCTCGGTGCGCAAACTCTCCAAGATCGCCACTCTCCTACTGGCCAGAAACTACATCCTCATGCTCACCAGCTCCTTGGAGGAGATGAAGAGGTTGGTTGGTGAGATCTACGGAGGCCACCACTCGGCCTTCCACTGCGGGACCGTGGGCCACTCGGCCGGCCACCCAGCGCACGCCGCCAACGCCGTGCACCCGGTGCATCCCATCTTGGGCGGCGCGCTCTCCTCTGGCAACGCCTCGTCCCCTCTGTCCGCTGCCTCGCTGCCCGCCATCGGCACCATCCGGCCTCCCCACTCGCTGCTCAAGGCGCCGTCCACGCCTCCGGCGCTGCAGCTGGGCAGCGGCTTCCAGCACTGGGCCGGGCTGCCCTGCCCCTGCACCATCTGCCAgatgccgccgccgccgcacctGTCCGCTCTGTCCACCGCCAACATGGCCAGGCTGTCTGCCGAGTCCAAGGACTTGCTCAAGTGA